ACTATATTTTATATGACAATTTTAGACGGAAAAAAAGTAAGTAACGATATTAAAGATGAAATAGCCGAGCATGTTAGTGCTATGATTGCTAAAGGAGAAAAAGTGCCGCATTTGGCAGCTGTTTTAGTAGGGACCGATGGAGCAAGTATGACTTATGTTAACGCAAAAGTAAAGGCATGCGAGCGTATTGGGTTTAATTCTACTTTAATAGATTTACCAGATTATACTACTGAAGAAGAATTACTAGAAAAAATAAATCAATTAAATACCGATAGTGATATTGATGGTTTTATTGTGCAATTACCATTGCCTGGCCATATTGATGAGCAAAAGGTTTTAATGGCTGTGCATCCAGATAAAGATGTAGATGGTTTTCACCCAACAAATGTTGGTAGAATGGCTTTAGATTTGCCAACTTTTTTACCAGCAACACCTTACGGTATCTTAGAACTGTTAGAACGTTACCAAGTAGAGACATCGGGTAAAAATGTTGTTGTTATGGGGCGTAGTCATATTGTTGGTCGCCCAATGAGTATTTTAATGAGTCAGAAAAGAAAAGCTGGTGATGCAACAGTAACCGTTGTTCATAGTCGCTCTAAAAATCTAAAAGAAATTACTCTTGAAGCTGATATTGTTGTCGCTGCTATTGGTATCTCTGAGTTTTTAACCGGTGATATGGTTAAAGAAGATGTTGTAATTATCGATGTTGGTATCACACGTGTTCCAGACGCTACTAAAAAGAATGGCTATAGACTTGCAGGCGATGTACACTTTGAGAGTGTAAGCCAAAAAGCGAGTTATATTACACCTGTTCCTGGTGGAGTTGGACCTATGACCATTGCTATGCTGCTTAAAAACACATTATTAGCTAGGGAGAGGCATTTATCTGTTTAAATCATTAGCATTGTAATAATAAATATAATATTGATCGGTTGTATTAATAGAACCGATCAATAGCTTGTAAAATCATATTGACTCTTTCTATTTTTAATTGCTTTATGTAATTGTAGCTATTATCTAGTAACTGCATTGCTATAGGGCTGTCTGCATGGTTTTTTCTAGATTGGTAGAGTCTTACTACTGTGGCTAAATCATCTTCAGTGTAATTAGTTCCGGTATATTCTTGTAGTATGCTTAGGTATTTAAAGCCGAACTGTGTTGTTGGTTCTATCATGGTGCCTTCTCCAAAATCATTCCATGTAATTATTTGAATAAAGTTTGCGTTTTCGTAACCCGAATTGTTTAAGGTTTGTATAAATGTAGAGCCATTATTTTTAGGTAGTACCCAGGTGTTTATGCCATCGCTCCATCCGCCTTCTTCATAAAAGCTGTTAAATCCAGGATAAGTAGATCCTATTGTTATTTCATTAGCATTAGCGTAATTTTCATAGTAATAATCTTGTGCTAATAAATGGTCGGGAGCTACCCATAAAAACTCACCTTTAAAATGATTTCCTAAAGTATTCTTTTTTGCCCATAAAGAGATTAACGAAGGTTGTTCTGTTTCAGAAAAAATGTCATAAATACTATTCCAGTCATTTTCACTCGTTAAATAATGAGGGCCAAAAACAGAAATTAATTTTGAGTTGTTAAACTCTAAATAGTTTGAACTTTTAAAATAGACGTCTTTAATATAGCTGAAATCTTCTTTGGCTCTTTGGATGGGGTCTTCTATTGTTTGCGGTTGTTCCATGTAAGCAACCCTGT
The window above is part of the Algibacter sp. L3A6 genome. Proteins encoded here:
- a CDS encoding bifunctional 5,10-methylenetetrahydrofolate dehydrogenase/5,10-methenyltetrahydrofolate cyclohydrolase codes for the protein MTILDGKKVSNDIKDEIAEHVSAMIAKGEKVPHLAAVLVGTDGASMTYVNAKVKACERIGFNSTLIDLPDYTTEEELLEKINQLNTDSDIDGFIVQLPLPGHIDEQKVLMAVHPDKDVDGFHPTNVGRMALDLPTFLPATPYGILELLERYQVETSGKNVVVMGRSHIVGRPMSILMSQKRKAGDATVTVVHSRSKNLKEITLEADIVVAAIGISEFLTGDMVKEDVVIIDVGITRVPDATKKNGYRLAGDVHFESVSQKASYITPVPGGVGPMTIAMLLKNTLLARERHLSV
- a CDS encoding glycoside hydrolase family 71/99-like protein, whose amino-acid sequence is MSVFFKKALWRIFILLCVFTTISCEKESEIDEITDVTPEEIPYHIPPEHKIYNDSILKQILEEELSLIKQHKNNGSTKNISGMIVDKSNPKKVYVHYLPWFQSKPYDGYWGQHWTMTNRDPNHVNSYGVNDIASYYNPLIGPYSSSDPDLQEYHFLLMKLAGIDGVIFDWYGSRNIHDYGLIKNATETFISQLENVDLDFSIMYEDRVAYMEQPQTIEDPIQRAKEDFSYIKDVYFKSSNYLEFNNSKLISVFGPHYLTSENDWNSIYDIFSETEQPSLISLWAKKNTLGNHFKGEFLWVAPDHLLAQDYYYENYANANEITIGSTYPGFNSFYEEGGWSDGINTWVLPKNNGSTFIQTLNNSGYENANFIQIITWNDFGEGTMIEPTTQFGFKYLSILQEYTGTNYTEDDLATVVRLYQSRKNHADSPIAMQLLDNSYNYIKQLKIERVNMILQAIDRFY